The Clostridioides difficile genome has a segment encoding these proteins:
- a CDS encoding DNA topoisomerase, with protein sequence MKLVLAEKPSVAKTIASFLGAKTRQDGYFEGNNYIITYAVGHLVSLYDMKDYDKDKYSGSWKMNNFPFVPENKFKFKIDSSKTKQFNTVKKLLNRKDVEYVINATDNDREGELIAFLIFLLAKNKKPVKRILVNEWTPEDITRGIENLKDEDEMRNLQAAGYTRLITDWLIGINFTSVATLKYGNGKLLNIGRVILPTVKLVYDRDMEILNFVPKTYYEVEGHFKAENGEYKGKYIKGKESKFDTLEDANKIIASITSQTGKILDKKVTMSKEYAPKLFSLTSLQGYITSKYSNFTSDKVLNVCQSLYEGNGKGGYITYPRTDSIFLEESLASKASQTLEKLKVGLEYENKIKFSKTKRVFDSSKVDSHSAIIPTYIIPKNLSKDEQLVYDAIKDRFVANFMPPAEYENTEIKTKVDDCTFLTKGKVLKSKGYLEVYNKEEKNDLLPFVNKDDTVDILEIKPLTKQTTPPKSYTEDTLLKAMKNCGKNVPEEDTTVLSGYSIGTSATRADVLKKISQVGYVKKKGKSYFITDLGKNLVEIFPVKDLFDVDYTGKLEKSLSDIQKGKYTRKEYLTHIISFIYQNVNIIKQDASKNINTEAYTFDSKTKKFTKSKGKDSKNSSKKSLANSEKEIAVSKDTDIKKENKSNNEDTSLGKCPICQGDVLEFDKGFACKNHKECKFVIWKNDKYLSLYKKKVNKTMVKNILKKGETKVKSLTSKNGNKFDATLKYNKNPDTGYFNWKIDFEN encoded by the coding sequence GTTTAAATTTAAAATTGATAGTTCTAAAACTAAACAGTTTAATACTGTAAAAAAGCTTTTAAACAGAAAAGATGTGGAATATGTAATAAATGCCACTGATAATGACAGAGAGGGAGAACTTATAGCATTTTTAATATTTTTACTTGCAAAAAATAAAAAACCAGTAAAAAGAATTTTGGTAAATGAATGGACTCCAGAAGATATTACAAGAGGTATAGAGAATTTAAAAGATGAAGATGAAATGAGAAATCTTCAAGCTGCTGGATATACAAGACTTATTACTGATTGGCTAATTGGTATAAACTTCACTTCCGTTGCTACATTAAAATATGGAAATGGAAAATTACTAAATATAGGTAGAGTAATTCTTCCAACAGTTAAATTAGTCTATGATAGAGACATGGAAATACTGAATTTTGTTCCAAAAACTTATTATGAAGTAGAGGGTCATTTTAAAGCTGAGAACGGTGAATATAAAGGTAAATATATTAAAGGTAAAGAAAGTAAATTTGACACACTTGAAGATGCAAATAAAATCATAGCTTCAATTACATCTCAAACTGGTAAAATACTAGATAAAAAAGTTACTATGTCAAAAGAGTATGCACCAAAACTTTTTAGTTTAACATCACTTCAAGGATATATAACTTCTAAGTACTCTAATTTTACCTCTGATAAAGTTTTAAATGTCTGTCAATCTCTTTATGAAGGTAATGGTAAAGGTGGGTATATAACTTACCCAAGAACCGATTCTATTTTTTTAGAAGAAAGTTTAGCTTCAAAAGCTTCTCAGACATTAGAAAAATTAAAAGTTGGTCTTGAATATGAAAATAAAATTAAATTTTCTAAAACAAAAAGGGTATTTGATTCTTCTAAAGTAGATTCGCATAGTGCTATAATTCCTACTTACATAATACCAAAAAATTTATCTAAAGATGAGCAATTGGTTTATGATGCTATAAAAGATAGATTTGTAGCAAATTTTATGCCTCCTGCTGAATATGAGAATACAGAAATTAAAACTAAAGTAGATGATTGTACTTTTTTAACAAAAGGAAAAGTACTTAAATCAAAGGGATACCTAGAGGTATATAATAAGGAAGAAAAAAACGATTTACTTCCATTTGTAAACAAGGATGACACTGTTGATATCTTAGAGATAAAGCCATTAACTAAACAAACAACACCTCCTAAATCCTATACCGAAGATACACTTTTAAAAGCTATGAAAAATTGTGGCAAAAATGTACCTGAAGAAGATACAACTGTGCTTTCAGGATATTCAATAGGAACATCAGCCACGCGTGCTGACGTACTAAAAAAAATAAGTCAGGTGGGCTATGTAAAGAAAAAAGGCAAATCTTACTTTATAACAGACCTTGGAAAAAATTTAGTTGAAATTTTTCCTGTTAAGGACTTATTTGATGTGGATTACACTGGTAAACTTGAAAAAAGTTTAAGTGATATTCAAAAAGGTAAATACACTAGAAAAGAATATCTTACTCATATTATTAGTTTTATATATCAAAATGTTAATATTATAAAACAAGATGCTTCAAAAAACATAAATACAGAAGCTTATACTTTTGATTCAAAAACTAAAAAATTTACTAAGTCAAAAGGAAAAGATTCAAAAAATAGCTCAAAAAAAAGTTTAGCTAATTCTGAAAAAGAAATTGCTGTATCAAAAGATACAGATATTAAAAAAGAAAATAAAAGTAATAATGAAGATACTTCTCTTGGTAAATGCCCTATTTGTCAAGGTGATGTTCTTGAGTTTGATAAAGGATTTGCTTGTAAAAATCATAAAGAATGTAAATTTGTTATTTGGAAAAATGATAAATACTTAAGTCTCTATAAAAAGAAAGTTAATAAAACTATGGTCAAAAATATTTTAAAAAAAGGTGAAACTAAAGTAAAGTCTTTAACTTCTAAGAATGGAAACAAATTTGATGCTACATTAAAATACAATAAAAATCCAGATACTGGCTACTTCAACTGGAAAATAGATTTTGAAAATTAA
- a CDS encoding MarR family transcriptional regulator — protein MDNNNILKIADSFLDFLFVLQNNIFKENDLLKKFQNNSDMMKEYFGECPMAPSHAKVILYLMTSNSSSISQIASNLGILKSNMTPIIDRLVEHDLVNKFPDPKDRRVLRVELTDKAFELFDIVQSILKESIVKKLSNLSDEELTLLDEHTFKLSEIVKKLV, from the coding sequence ATGGATAACAATAATATACTTAAAATAGCAGACTCTTTTTTAGACTTTTTATTTGTACTTCAAAATAATATATTCAAAGAAAACGATTTGTTAAAAAAATTTCAAAATAACTCAGATATGATGAAAGAGTATTTTGGAGAATGTCCAATGGCTCCATCACATGCAAAGGTAATTCTTTATCTTATGACATCAAACTCATCATCAATTTCTCAAATAGCTTCTAATTTAGGAATATTAAAATCAAATATGACACCAATTATTGATAGATTGGTAGAGCATGATTTAGTCAATAAGTTTCCTGACCCAAAAGACAGAAGAGTTCTTAGAGTTGAATTGACAGATAAAGCATTTGAATTATTTGATATTGTACAATCTATTCTTAAAGAGTCTATAGTGAAAAAACTATCAAATCTTTCTGATGAGGAGTTAACTTTATTAGATGAACATACATTTAAGCTATCAGAAATAGTAAAAAAATTAGTTTAA
- a CDS encoding efflux RND transporter periplasmic adaptor subunit, translated as MKRYLVVFLMCSSLFLVGCGKTDEPEPEKPIAVSVQKAVGGEIENTNAFSGTTKVKDETSVTAQTAGTVQEVYVKLGQNVRKGDDLLSITSEDLENSVKQSKASLDLAKASYASATGGALEAQVNQAKTALDSAKLQYDESQRNYDNNKVLYEQEVISLDQFKKIEVALEQSKQQLDSAQRAYNTATSKSIPQAKSLAKKQLDQAQVSYNLAMSNLDKLTLKAPVDGTITAKNFDSKEMITQSQPAFVISNPSILEVDLNVAEADIAKFKKDGNVDVVIEEQRVLGKIDYVPSVVDPQTSLYPVKILVTNTNNKFKAGMSAQVSLSVEKENGAVTVPKKAILEENGKKYVYIATKDNIAKKTLVQTGIVTEDKIAIKSGVSEKDTVVIGGLSLISDGTKIFPVEKEK; from the coding sequence ATGAAAAGATATTTAGTAGTTTTTTTAATGTGTAGTTCACTGTTCTTAGTTGGATGTGGAAAAACAGATGAACCTGAACCAGAAAAACCTATAGCAGTCTCTGTTCAAAAGGCAGTAGGTGGAGAAATAGAAAATACAAATGCTTTCTCAGGAACTACAAAAGTTAAAGATGAAACATCAGTTACTGCTCAAACTGCTGGCACAGTTCAAGAAGTTTATGTAAAACTTGGGCAAAATGTAAGAAAAGGCGATGATTTATTGAGTATAACTAGTGAAGATTTAGAAAACAGTGTAAAACAGTCTAAAGCATCACTGGATTTAGCAAAAGCAAGTTATGCAAGTGCCACTGGAGGTGCATTAGAAGCTCAAGTAAATCAAGCAAAAACAGCTCTTGATAGCGCAAAACTTCAATATGATGAATCCCAAAGAAATTATGACAATAATAAGGTTCTTTATGAGCAGGAAGTAATCAGTTTAGACCAATTTAAAAAAATAGAAGTTGCTTTAGAACAATCAAAACAACAACTTGATTCTGCACAAAGGGCATACAATACAGCAACTTCAAAAAGTATCCCTCAAGCTAAATCACTTGCTAAAAAACAGCTTGACCAAGCTCAAGTATCATATAATTTAGCAATGAGTAACTTAGATAAGTTAACATTAAAAGCTCCAGTAGATGGAACAATCACAGCTAAAAACTTTGACTCAAAAGAGATGATAACACAGTCACAACCAGCTTTTGTTATTTCTAATCCTAGTATATTAGAAGTAGACTTAAATGTAGCAGAAGCAGATATAGCTAAATTTAAGAAGGATGGCAATGTAGATGTTGTTATTGAGGAGCAAAGAGTTTTAGGGAAAATAGATTATGTTCCTTCAGTAGTTGACCCTCAGACATCTTTATATCCAGTTAAAATACTTGTTACTAATACTAACAATAAATTTAAGGCAGGAATGTCTGCACAAGTAAGCTTAAGTGTTGAAAAAGAAAATGGAGCTGTCACAGTACCTAAAAAAGCAATACTTGAGGAAAATGGAAAAAAATATGTATACATAGCAACTAAAGATAATATAGCAAAGAAAACATTAGTTCAAACTGGAATTGTAACAGAGGATAAAATAGCAATCAAAAGTGGTGTAAGTGAAAAAGATACAGTGGTTATTGGGGGGTTAAGTCTTATTTCTGATGGAACTAAGATATTTCCTGTAGAAAAGGAGAAATAG